The Chryseobacterium nakagawai genome has a segment encoding these proteins:
- a CDS encoding RNA polymerase sigma factor, whose translation MDSREKEFAQLIKDNQGLIIKVSRLYTNSLEDEEDLFQEIVLQLWRSYDSFKGNSKISTWMYRVALNTAITLFRKKSKSLPTNELDINHKDFVEDDDEKQQQISLLYTVIKTLPNVERAIVMMYLDDLPYKDIAENLGITEVNARVKMNRLKKTLKEQMEKYA comes from the coding sequence ATGGATTCCAGAGAAAAAGAATTTGCGCAGCTCATCAAAGATAATCAGGGCCTGATTATTAAAGTATCGCGCTTATATACCAATTCGCTGGAAGATGAAGAGGATCTTTTCCAGGAAATTGTCTTACAACTCTGGAGAAGTTATGATTCTTTCAAAGGAAATTCCAAAATTTCAACATGGATGTACCGTGTAGCGCTTAATACAGCCATTACCCTCTTTAGAAAAAAAAGCAAAAGCCTTCCTACAAATGAACTGGACATCAACCACAAGGACTTTGTGGAAGATGATGATGAAAAGCAGCAACAGATTTCGCTTTTGTATACTGTAATCAAGACTCTTCCTAATGTAGAAAGAGCCATTGTCATGATGTATCTTGACGATCTGCCTTACAAGGACATTGCAGAAAACCTCGGAATTACTGAAGTTAATGCACGTGTGAAAATGAACAGATTAAAGAAAACCCTTAAAGAACAGATGGAAAAATATGCCTGA